One Mixta gaviniae genomic window carries:
- a CDS encoding HesA/MoeB/ThiF family protein, translating into MLNDRDFLRYSRQLLLEEFGVEGQQKLQRASVLIIGLGGLGAPAALWLAAAGVGKLLLADDDTLHISNLQRQILYRSADCGQAKASLAQQQLQALNPQVETIALQQRMDAAQLREWVPRADLVLDCSDNMATRQAINAACVAAAIPLISGSAVGFSGQLLAISPPWQKGCYRCLWPDSSEPQRNCRTAGVLGPVVGTIGTLQALEALKMLVGQRSAIDGQLRLFDGRQQTWCTLNLTPDAHCPVCGGAR; encoded by the coding sequence ATGCTTAACGATCGGGATTTTCTGCGCTATAGCCGCCAGCTGCTGCTGGAGGAGTTTGGCGTGGAAGGGCAGCAGAAGCTGCAACGGGCCAGCGTGCTGATTATCGGACTGGGCGGACTGGGCGCGCCGGCGGCGCTCTGGCTGGCGGCGGCGGGCGTCGGCAAGCTGTTGCTGGCCGACGACGATACGTTGCATATCAGCAACCTGCAGCGCCAGATCCTCTATCGCAGCGCGGATTGTGGACAGGCGAAAGCCTCGCTGGCGCAGCAGCAGCTGCAGGCGCTGAATCCGCAGGTTGAAACGATCGCGCTGCAGCAGCGTATGGATGCAGCGCAGCTGCGCGAGTGGGTGCCGCGGGCGGACCTGGTGCTGGACTGCAGCGATAACATGGCGACGCGTCAGGCGATTAACGCCGCCTGCGTCGCTGCGGCTATTCCGCTGATCAGCGGCAGCGCCGTCGGTTTCAGCGGGCAGCTGCTGGCGATCTCGCCGCCCTGGCAAAAAGGGTGTTACCGCTGCCTCTGGCCGGATAGCAGCGAACCGCAGCGCAACTGCCGCACCGCCGGCGTGCTGGGCCCGGTAGTGGGTACGATTGGCACGCTGCAGGCGCTGGAAGCGCTGAAAATGCTGGTGGGCCAGCGTTCCGCGATCGACGGACAGCTGCGCCTGTTCGACGGCCGCCAGCAAACCTGGTGCACCCTTAACCTGACGCCGGACGCGCACTGTCCGGTCTGCGGAGGCGCCCGGTGA
- the thiS gene encoding sulfur carrier protein ThiS, protein MKIVVNDETLTLDAPLTLEGVLDKLHCHQPGTALAVNQQIVPRASWAGYVLQDGDEVVIFQAIAGG, encoded by the coding sequence GTGAAGATTGTGGTAAACGATGAAACGCTGACGCTGGACGCGCCGTTAACGCTGGAAGGTGTGCTGGACAAACTGCACTGCCACCAGCCCGGCACCGCGCTGGCGGTTAACCAGCAAATTGTCCCGCGCGCCAGCTGGGCTGGTTACGTGTTGCAGGATGGCGATGAGGTAGTGATTTTTCAGGCGATAGCCGGAGGCTAA
- the thiH gene encoding 2-iminoacetate synthase ThiH: MKDFTDRWRQLDWEDIRLRIHSKTAVDVRQALNAARPDREDLMALLSPAAADFLEPLAQKAQRLTRQRFGNTVSFYVPLYLSNLCANDCTYCGFSMSNRIKRKTLNAAEIERECQAIRAMGFDQLLLVTGEHQTKVGIDYFHQHIPAIRKHFSALMMEVQPLSEEEYAGLKRIGLDGVLVYQETYHPRVYQQHHLKGNKQDFFFRLETPDRLGRAGIDKIGLGALIGLSDSWRTDCFMLAEHLLWLQQTWWQSRYSISFPRLRPCAGGIEPASLMSEAQLVQTLCAFRLFAPEVELSLSTRESPRFRDRVVPLAINSVSAFSKTQPGGYADPRPELEQFSPDDHRTPQEVAAALIQAGLQPVWKDWDSWLGRASQ; encoded by the coding sequence ATGAAAGATTTTACCGACCGCTGGCGGCAGCTGGACTGGGAGGATATTCGCCTGCGCATCCACAGCAAAACTGCGGTGGACGTGCGCCAGGCGCTAAACGCAGCGCGTCCGGATCGGGAAGATCTGATGGCGCTGCTCTCCCCCGCCGCCGCCGATTTTCTTGAGCCGCTGGCGCAAAAAGCGCAGCGCCTGACGCGCCAGCGCTTCGGCAATACGGTCAGCTTTTACGTTCCGCTCTATCTTTCCAACCTGTGCGCTAATGACTGCACCTACTGCGGCTTTTCCATGAGCAACCGCATTAAGCGCAAAACGCTGAACGCGGCGGAGATCGAGCGGGAGTGTCAGGCGATCCGCGCCATGGGGTTTGATCAACTGCTGCTGGTTACCGGTGAACATCAGACCAAAGTGGGCATCGATTACTTCCACCAGCATATTCCGGCGATCCGTAAGCACTTCAGCGCGCTGATGATGGAGGTGCAGCCCCTATCGGAAGAGGAGTATGCCGGGCTGAAGCGGATCGGGCTGGATGGCGTGCTGGTTTATCAGGAAACCTATCACCCACGGGTTTATCAGCAGCACCACCTGAAAGGCAACAAGCAGGATTTCTTCTTTCGCCTTGAGACGCCGGATCGTCTTGGCCGCGCCGGGATCGACAAGATCGGCCTCGGCGCGCTGATCGGCCTTTCCGATAGCTGGCGTACCGACTGCTTTATGCTGGCGGAGCATCTGTTGTGGCTGCAGCAGACCTGGTGGCAGAGCCGTTACTCGATCTCCTTCCCCCGCCTGCGCCCCTGCGCGGGCGGCATCGAACCGGCGTCGCTGATGAGCGAGGCGCAGCTGGTACAAACCCTTTGCGCTTTTCGCCTGTTTGCGCCTGAGGTGGAGCTTTCCCTCTCGACGCGCGAATCGCCGCGCTTCCGCGATCGCGTGGTGCCGCTGGCTATCAACAGCGTCAGCGCCTTTTCTAAAACGCAGCCGGGCGGCTATGCCGATCCGCGGCCGGAGCTGGAGCAGTTTTCGCCAGATGACCATCGTACGCCGCAGGAAGTGGCAGCCGCGCTCATCCAGGCGGGCTTACAGCCGGTATGGAAAGACTGGGATAGCTGGCTGGGACGCGCCTCACAGTAA
- a CDS encoding DUF1176 domain-containing protein has translation MNLFIKSLLAAGITMLPLAASTAADPVQRLFKEWQVTCNNLNDCDVRNADENMRIVIRHQAGPDGAAALDIMSFDADKAEGIWLDGKRWDHNIALSNADANNDYANAHSDSLSEIQALIAAAKNAMTLSLTPGDDVTGSLGGLNAALLFVDERQGRLNNQTALYKTGDEPAASVPPRPSAAPALSVPPLVPLDNAPALIKDVIASQQPVLKQEECEPDDEDVARSEAQPLDAQHALVMINCGMGAYQSSSVLFITPRAAPAKAEQLVLPLPLKDDAGKPNSISWFTEASYDPHSGQLFHAARGRGIADCGESATWRYDGQVFHLMSYNSQPSCDGGEPGDWPSVWATPGEADHSASQ, from the coding sequence ATGAATCTCTTTATCAAAAGCCTGCTGGCGGCGGGTATCACCATGTTGCCGCTGGCCGCGTCAACGGCAGCGGATCCGGTGCAGCGTCTGTTTAAGGAGTGGCAGGTCACCTGCAATAACCTTAACGACTGCGATGTGCGTAACGCCGATGAGAATATGCGAATCGTTATCCGTCATCAGGCGGGGCCGGACGGCGCGGCGGCGCTGGATATTATGAGCTTCGATGCGGATAAGGCCGAAGGCATCTGGCTGGACGGCAAGCGCTGGGATCATAACATCGCGCTGTCGAATGCCGATGCAAACAACGATTATGCGAATGCGCACAGCGACAGCCTGAGCGAGATTCAGGCACTGATCGCGGCGGCTAAAAACGCCATGACCCTCTCTTTGACGCCCGGCGATGACGTGACGGGATCGCTGGGCGGGCTGAATGCGGCCCTGCTGTTTGTCGATGAGCGCCAGGGGCGCCTGAATAACCAAACGGCGCTGTATAAAACCGGCGACGAGCCGGCCGCCAGCGTGCCGCCGCGTCCCTCTGCCGCCCCGGCTCTCTCCGTGCCGCCGCTGGTGCCGCTGGATAACGCCCCGGCGCTGATAAAAGACGTTATCGCCAGCCAGCAACCGGTGCTGAAGCAGGAAGAGTGTGAGCCGGACGATGAGGATGTCGCGCGCAGCGAGGCACAGCCTCTCGATGCGCAGCATGCGCTGGTAATGATTAACTGCGGCATGGGCGCCTATCAATCCTCCAGCGTGCTGTTTATCACCCCGCGCGCCGCGCCGGCAAAAGCGGAGCAGCTGGTGCTGCCGCTGCCGCTGAAAGATGACGCGGGCAAACCTAACAGCATCAGCTGGTTTACCGAGGCGAGCTACGATCCGCACAGTGGGCAGCTGTTTCATGCGGCGCGTGGACGGGGCATTGCGGACTGCGGCGAAAGCGCCACCTGGCGCTACGACGGTCAGGTTTTTCATCTGATGAGCTATAACAGCCAGCCGAGCTGCGATGGCGGAGAGCCAGGCGACTGGCCTTCAGTCTGGGCGACGCCGGGTGAAGCCGATCATTCAGCCAGCCAGTAA
- the rpoC gene encoding DNA-directed RNA polymerase subunit beta', protein MKDLLKFLKAQTKTEEFDAIKIALASPDMIRSWSFGEVKKPETINYRTFKPERDGLFCARIFGPVKDYECLCGKYKRLKHRGVICEKCGVEVTQTKVRRERMGHIELASPTAHIWFLKSLPSRIGLLLDMPLRDIERVLYFESYVVVEGGMTNLEKRQILTEEQYLDALEEFGDEFDAKMGAEAIQALLKNMDLEQECEQLREELNETNSETKRKKLTKRIKLLEAFVQSGNKPEWMILTVLPVLPPDLRPLVPLDGGRFATSDLNDLYRRVINRNNRLKRLLDLAAPDIIVRNEKRMLQEAVDALLDNGRRGRAITGSNKRPLKSLADMIKGKQGRFRQNLLGKRVDYSGRSVITVGPYLRLHQCGLPKKMALELFKPFIYGKLELRGLATTIKAAKKMVEREEAVVWDILDEVIREHPVLLNRAPTLHRLGIQAFEPVLIEGKAIQLHPLVCAAYNADFDGDQMAVHVPLTLEAQLEARALMMSTNNILSPANGEPIIVPSQDVVLGLYYMTRDKVNAKGEGMVLTGPKEAERVYRAGLAELHARVKVRITEYEKDEQDKFVPKTSLIDTTIGRAILWMIVPQGLPYSIVNQALGKKAISKMLNTCYRILGLKPTVIFADQTMYTGFAYAARSGASVGIDDMVIPAKKVEIITEAEAEVAEIQEQFQSGLVTAGERYNKVIDIWAAANERVAKAMMENLSTETVINRDGEEEKQVSFNSIFMMADSGARGSAAQIRQLAGMRGLMAKPDGSIIETPITANFREGLNVLQYFISTHGARKGLADTALKTANSGYLTRRLVDVAQDLVVTEDDCGTLEGITMTPVIEGGDVKEPLRERVLGRVTAEDVLKPGTADILVSRNTLLDEHWCDVLEQNSVDSVKVRSVVACETDFGVCAHCYGRDLARGHIINKGEAIGVIAAQSIGEPGTQLTMRTFHIGGAASRAAAESSIQVKNKGTIKLTNAKSVTNSAGKLVITSRNVELKMIDEFGRTKESYKVPYGASMAKGDGEQVNAGETVANWDPHTMPVITEVSGFIRFTDMIDGQTITRQTDELTGLSSLVVLDTAERTAGGKDLRPALKIVDANGNDVLIPGTDMPAQYFLPGKAIVQLEDGVKISSGDTLARVPQESGGTKDITGGLPRVADLFEARRPKEPAILAEISGIVSFGKETKGKRRLVITPVDGSDPYEEMIPKWRQLNVFEGERVERGDVISDGPESPHDILRLRGVQAVTRYIVNEVQDVYRLQGVKINDKHIEVIVRQMLRKATIASAGSSEFLEGEQVEYSRVKIANRDLEINGKVGATYARDLLGITKASLATESFISAASFQETTRVLTEAAVAGKRDELRGLKENVIVGRLIPAGTGYAYHQDRMRRRAAGEPTVAPQVSAEEATASLAELLNAGLGGSDDE, encoded by the coding sequence GTGAAAGACTTACTTAAGTTTCTGAAAGCGCAAACTAAAACCGAAGAGTTTGATGCGATCAAGATTGCGCTGGCCTCGCCAGACATGATCCGTTCCTGGTCTTTCGGTGAAGTGAAAAAGCCGGAAACCATTAACTACCGTACCTTCAAGCCAGAGCGTGATGGTCTGTTCTGCGCCCGTATCTTCGGGCCGGTAAAAGACTACGAGTGCCTGTGCGGTAAGTACAAGCGCCTGAAACACCGCGGTGTGATCTGTGAGAAGTGCGGCGTTGAAGTGACCCAGACCAAAGTGCGTCGTGAGCGCATGGGCCACATCGAGCTGGCTTCCCCGACTGCGCACATCTGGTTCCTGAAGTCGCTGCCGTCCCGTATCGGTCTGCTGCTGGATATGCCGCTGCGCGATATCGAGCGCGTGCTGTACTTCGAATCCTATGTCGTGGTTGAAGGCGGTATGACCAACCTCGAAAAGCGTCAGATCCTGACTGAAGAGCAGTATCTGGACGCGCTGGAAGAGTTTGGCGACGAATTCGACGCGAAAATGGGCGCGGAAGCGATCCAGGCGCTGCTGAAAAACATGGACCTGGAGCAGGAATGCGAGCAGCTGCGCGAAGAGCTGAACGAAACCAACTCCGAGACCAAGCGTAAAAAGCTGACCAAGCGCATCAAGCTGCTGGAAGCTTTTGTACAGTCTGGCAACAAGCCGGAGTGGATGATCCTGACCGTGCTGCCTGTGCTGCCGCCGGATCTGCGTCCTCTGGTTCCGCTGGACGGCGGTCGTTTTGCGACATCTGACCTGAACGATCTCTATCGTCGCGTCATTAACCGTAACAACCGTCTGAAACGTCTGCTGGATCTGGCTGCGCCGGACATCATCGTACGCAACGAAAAACGTATGCTGCAGGAAGCGGTAGACGCCCTGCTGGATAACGGTCGTCGCGGTCGCGCGATCACCGGCTCCAACAAGCGTCCGCTGAAATCGCTGGCTGACATGATCAAAGGTAAGCAGGGTCGTTTCCGTCAGAACCTGCTGGGTAAACGCGTCGACTACTCTGGTCGTTCCGTTATTACCGTAGGTCCTTACCTGCGCCTGCATCAGTGCGGTCTGCCGAAGAAAATGGCGCTCGAGCTGTTCAAACCGTTCATCTACGGCAAGCTGGAACTGCGTGGCCTCGCGACCACCATCAAAGCCGCCAAGAAAATGGTTGAGCGCGAAGAAGCTGTCGTATGGGATATCCTGGACGAAGTGATCCGCGAACACCCGGTTCTGCTGAACCGTGCGCCGACACTGCACCGTCTTGGTATCCAGGCGTTCGAGCCGGTACTGATCGAAGGTAAAGCGATCCAGCTGCACCCGCTGGTTTGTGCGGCCTATAACGCCGACTTCGATGGTGACCAGATGGCTGTTCACGTACCGCTGACGCTGGAAGCCCAGCTGGAAGCGCGTGCGCTGATGATGTCTACCAACAACATCCTGTCTCCGGCGAACGGTGAGCCGATTATCGTTCCGTCGCAGGACGTTGTTCTGGGTCTGTACTACATGACCCGCGACAAAGTGAACGCCAAAGGCGAAGGCATGGTGCTGACCGGCCCGAAAGAAGCTGAGCGTGTTTACCGCGCTGGCCTGGCGGAGCTGCATGCGCGCGTAAAAGTGCGTATCACTGAATATGAAAAAGATGAGCAGGACAAATTCGTCCCGAAAACCAGCCTGATCGATACCACTATCGGCCGCGCTATTTTGTGGATGATTGTGCCGCAGGGTCTGCCTTATTCCATCGTCAACCAGGCGCTGGGTAAAAAGGCGATCTCCAAAATGCTGAACACCTGTTACCGCATTCTGGGCCTGAAGCCGACCGTTATCTTTGCTGACCAGACCATGTACACCGGTTTTGCCTACGCAGCCCGTTCAGGCGCTTCTGTTGGTATCGACGACATGGTTATCCCGGCGAAGAAAGTGGAAATCATCACCGAAGCGGAAGCGGAAGTGGCTGAGATTCAGGAGCAGTTCCAGTCTGGTCTGGTTACCGCTGGCGAACGCTATAACAAGGTTATCGATATCTGGGCCGCGGCCAACGAACGCGTTGCCAAGGCGATGATGGAAAACCTCTCTACCGAAACGGTGATCAACCGCGACGGCGAAGAGGAAAAACAGGTTTCCTTTAACAGCATCTTTATGATGGCCGACTCCGGTGCGCGTGGTTCTGCCGCCCAGATCCGTCAGCTGGCGGGTATGCGTGGCCTGATGGCGAAGCCGGATGGCTCCATCATCGAAACGCCGATCACCGCGAACTTCCGTGAAGGTCTGAACGTACTCCAGTACTTCATCTCCACGCACGGTGCGCGTAAAGGTCTGGCGGATACCGCACTGAAAACGGCAAACTCCGGTTATCTGACCCGTCGTCTGGTTGACGTGGCGCAGGATCTGGTGGTTACCGAAGATGACTGCGGCACCCTCGAAGGCATCACCATGACGCCGGTTATCGAAGGTGGCGACGTTAAAGAGCCGCTGCGTGAGCGCGTGCTGGGCCGTGTTACTGCGGAAGATGTGCTGAAGCCGGGTACGGCGGACATTCTGGTTTCCCGTAACACCCTGCTCGACGAGCATTGGTGTGACGTGCTGGAGCAGAACTCTGTCGACAGCGTGAAAGTCCGTTCCGTTGTTGCCTGTGAAACTGACTTCGGCGTCTGTGCGCACTGCTACGGCCGTGACCTAGCGCGTGGCCACATCATCAACAAAGGTGAGGCCATCGGCGTTATCGCAGCACAGTCCATCGGTGAGCCGGGTACACAGCTGACGATGCGTACGTTCCACATCGGTGGTGCGGCATCGCGTGCGGCAGCTGAATCCAGCATTCAGGTGAAGAACAAAGGTACCATCAAGCTGACAAACGCCAAGTCGGTAACCAACTCCGCTGGCAAGCTGGTGATCACCTCCCGTAACGTTGAACTGAAAATGATCGACGAATTCGGGCGCACCAAAGAAAGCTATAAAGTGCCTTACGGCGCGTCCATGGCGAAAGGCGATGGCGAGCAGGTGAATGCGGGTGAAACAGTCGCGAACTGGGATCCGCACACCATGCCGGTTATCACTGAAGTGAGCGGTTTCATCCGTTTCACCGACATGATCGATGGCCAGACCATTACCCGTCAAACTGACGAGCTGACTGGTCTCTCCTCGCTGGTCGTGCTGGACACTGCAGAACGTACCGCGGGCGGTAAAGATCTGCGTCCGGCGCTGAAAATCGTTGATGCCAACGGTAACGACGTACTGATCCCGGGCACCGACATGCCGGCGCAGTACTTCCTGCCGGGCAAAGCGATTGTTCAGCTGGAAGATGGCGTGAAGATCAGCTCTGGTGATACCCTGGCGCGTGTGCCGCAGGAATCTGGCGGTACCAAGGATATTACCGGTGGTCTGCCGCGCGTTGCCGACCTGTTCGAAGCGCGTCGTCCGAAAGAGCCTGCGATCCTGGCTGAAATCAGCGGTATCGTCTCCTTCGGTAAAGAGACCAAAGGCAAGCGTCGTCTGGTGATCACGCCGGTTGACGGTAGCGATCCGTACGAAGAGATGATTCCGAAATGGCGTCAGCTCAACGTATTCGAAGGTGAGCGCGTTGAACGTGGTGACGTGATCTCCGACGGTCCGGAATCGCCGCATGACATTCTGCGTCTGCGTGGCGTTCAGGCTGTGACCCGTTACATCGTTAACGAAGTGCAGGACGTATACCGTCTGCAGGGCGTTAAGATTAACGATAAGCACATCGAAGTTATCGTGCGTCAGATGCTGCGTAAAGCAACCATCGCCAGCGCGGGCAGCTCCGAGTTCCTGGAAGGCGAGCAGGTAGAATACTCACGCGTGAAGATTGCCAACCGCGATCTGGAGATCAACGGCAAAGTGGGCGCCACTTACGCTCGCGACCTGCTGGGTATCACCAAAGCGTCACTGGCAACCGAATCGTTCATCTCTGCGGCATCGTTCCAGGAGACCACTCGTGTCCTGACCGAAGCAGCGGTAGCTGGCAAGCGCGACGAACTGCGCGGCCTGAAAGAGAACGTTATCGTGGGTCGTCTGATCCCGGCCGGTACCGGTTACGCTTACCATCAGGATCGTATGCGTCGCCGCGCGGCTGGCGAGCCGACCGTTGCGCCTCAGGTGAGTGCGGAAGAAGCGACGGCCAGCCTGGCCGAGCTGCTGAACGCAGGCCTTGGTGGCAGCGACGACGAGTAA